The following coding sequences are from one Lasioglossum baleicum unplaced genomic scaffold, iyLasBale1 scaffold1750, whole genome shotgun sequence window:
- the LOC143220937 gene encoding GTPase-activating Rap/Ran-GAP domain-like protein 3 translates to MFGSPSTPILENPEYQTRWYFKYFLGKLHQNYVAADQERNPLFLSVVISEVSDQVVPYYRVILWRKTGAQKISLPYSVNKTMTIRQILSNFFGLEKLDKAPREVFSPEIQKDLLLLEEQEGSVNFKFGVIYARKGQTTDDEMLSNEKGSPGFDKFLEILGERIELKNWDKYRGGLDVKGNMTGKESYYTVYAGHEVMYHVSTMLPYSKDNPQQLERKRHIGNDIVNIVYTDDPNAIDTFNPNCIRSQFTHVFAVVSTEENGKGWRVAIYCDESVPLFGPSLPCPPVFEDPYTLREFLLVKLINGEKATFNTPTFSQKRERTLDALLRDMYQEHSQESKSNSMLNRRALSDV, encoded by the exons ATGTTTGGATCGCCGAGTACGCCGATATTGGAAAATCCCGAGTACCAGACACGTTGGTACTTCAAATACTTTCTCGGAAAAC TGCACCAAAATTATGTTGCTGCTGATCAAGAAAGGAATCCCCTATTTCTATCGGTAGTGATAAGTGAAGTCAGTGACCAAGTTGTGCCATATTACAGAGTGATTTTATGGAGGAAAACC GGGGCGCAGAAGATATCGCTGCCGTACTCGGTGAATAAAACGATGACTATCAGACAGATCCTGAG CAATTTCTTCGGACTCGAGAAACTCGACAAAGCTCCACGCGAAGTCTTTTCGCCGGAAATTCAAAAG GATCTGCTGCTGCTGGAAGAACAGGAAGGCTCTGTCAACTTCAAGTTCGGCGTGATATATGCGAGGAAAGGGCAAACAACCGACGACGAGATGCTGTCTAATG AAAAGGGTAGTCCAGGATTTGACAAGTTCCTCGAAATCCTGGGCGAGAGGATAGAACTGAAGAACTGGGACAAGTATCGAGGTGGTTTAGACGTAAAAG GTAATATGACTGGGAAAGAAAGCTATTACACGGTATATGCGGGGCACGAGGTGATGTATCATGTGAGCACAATGCTTCCTTACTCAAAGGACAACCCGCAACAGCTGGAGAGAAAGCGACATATTGGAAACGATATCGTTAACATCGTTTACACGGACGATCCTAACGCCATAGACACTTTCAACCCAAATTGCATTAGAAGTCAATTTACCC ACGTGTTTGCCGTGGTATCGACGGAAGAAAACGGGAAAGGGTGGCGAGTGGCCATTTATTGCGACGAAAGCGTGCCCTTATTCGGACCAAGCCTTCCCTGTCCGCCAGTATTCGAGGATCCATACACCCTGCGAGAATTTCTTCTCGTGAAGTTAATAAACGGCGAGAAGGCTACGTTCAACACTCCGACTTTCTcccaaaaaagagaaagaacccTGGACGCTCTTCTCAGGGATATGTATCAAGAACATTCGCAGGAGAGTAAAAGCAAC